The genomic DNA CACTATGTTTTGAAAAGGGGTTCGATTGTTCTGTGAAAttgacactaaaatttgttttgcaggtCAATGTTACAGTTGCAAAACATGAAGCTggctaaaaataatattttttggagGTTTTAAAGGTTTGCTTGGAatggaaaacaaggaaaaatattCCATAAAGCAGCATTTACACttctgtgtttacctgtgttATTTTCTGCAGCTCTTTAATGTGTATAATCTGGCTCATACCAGTAAAACTAATTCAACTTATGCCTGTCATTCACATCACCGCAGAGGAGTGCAGTGcatttaagaaaatgtgacaGGCTGCATATTTCCCACACAAAGACTCACCACATTTTCTACAGAGGAAAATCTCACTACATGGGAAGTTGCTCTTCTACCACACCACTGGCCAGAAATCCCCCTTTACTGTTTCCCGAAGAAGAGGATGAAGATATGCACCCTTCAAGCAATGTGGAGCTTCaaatttcttttctgtctctgatgaATTTTTAAGATTGTAATCACCTGGACTGCcatcataattaaaaagaaagcgaGGATTGTACTACCAGAACACATCTGGTGGCTCAACAAAATGTTTACACTTGACAGGAAATGTGgctgatgattttttttccttactagAGATCTAAATagtaaatgacaggcagacatgtgcagaattaatgcatttatatatttccaGGCAGGAACTAAACATCTTTCATATTTTGTCAATGGCACAAATTTCTCTGAAGGCTAAACActatttgttttgtgatttttgttgtgAAATGAAACATCAAGTTTTGctaaaaatttaatttgcatgCATCGTATCGTTCATCAGTAATTACTACAAAACATGCAACtaattcatttttgacattttgtcatgtttcatttgtcttgtttcatttcatcatttcaaatttgggcagcatggtggcgcagtgggtagtcctgctgcctcgcagttaggagacctgggttcgcttcctgggtcatccctgcgtggagtatgcatgttctccccgtgtctgtgtgggtttcctccgggttctctggtttcctccaaagacatgcgggttaggcgcattggcgattctaaattgtccctagtgtgtgcttggtgtgtgtgtgtgtatgcaccctgcggtgggctggcacccagcctggggtttgtttcctgccttgcgccctgtgttggctgggattggctccagcagacccccgtgaccctgtagttaggatataatgggtaggataatggatggacagatcaTTTCAAATTTTCATGTAGCTATTTTGGGCCTGAGTTTTTCTATGTACGCCAGCATTTTCCACAGATAAAATCATGGCACCACCTTTCTGCAGTGGCTGACTTTGTCAGAACTACACTATTAACTCTTTACACTTGCTACAAAAGTTGTCCAACTAAATGCTTTGTTCATTCTTTTGATCACGTTAGATATGCAAGAAGTCGCTTTATATGGTACATGATGTCCCTGTTGTTTTGTGGTGTATTGCTGAAATACCTTCTCTTAAAAACTGTCACCAAATCTTAATGGCTAATTGCTATAGGATTTGCCAATATCtgagaataaaacacaaaaaaaagctaacattttatttatacttggTAGACTTTGCAGCCTacagaatgaaaattaaagtacACATAGATGAAAATCGTAGTGGCCGTCAGAACCATCTTGGCTTTGATCATGTTCATGTTAAACTTTACACATACAAGTacacaattaattaatttaccACTGCATTGTGGAGCATTATGTTGCTGAATGACTTCACTTCAGAAGTGTTGACTGCAGATTTTACCATTCTATTcagtgtgtggggaaatattttaaaagtctgcAGGATTGccgagataaaaaaaacaaacaaacaaaaaaaaaaaaaaaaaacaatgccaaTGAACTATTTCCAAAAGTGGTAAACTGAAACTCTGTCCTCTGATATCCTCCATTTCCAAACCAATGTTGTTGTCCAGCCTGTGTATCATCTGTTGAACACTCactggtttttgttttatttttatccatccatccattttccaacccgatgaatccgaacacagggtaacgggggtctgctggagacaatcccagccaacacagggcacaaggcaggaaccaatcccgggcagggtgccaacccaccgcagtttttatttttattgtccatTTATAGCCAGTGAGTGATTTTAAAGCCTCTTTCCttactaaccccccccccccccccccccccccacacacacacacacacacattcaagaCAGAGCACACTGAGACTGGCTAGACTACAGAACAACTGGAACAATACTGCTGTGTCAAACAGCTTCATTTACAACTATAAAACTTAACCATCTCATAACTatttctttctatctttctttcaCTACTGTACAAATGTGGCACAAATCTGTGTCCATTCAGCTATCCATCCAAGAAATGACATGTCAAAAGTTCATCTGTAGCCGTTAAAGCAATGTGATGCATAAATTCATCCAGCATTTAATCAGCTTTAATTATAACTGCTCAGAATTGTTCTCTCCCAGCCCAGTCTAAATACTTCCAAGATCTTCATATATAGGATCTGTACTCAAAGACCCGTCCATGGAGTTCTCAGACTCCTTTTTGGGTGGCTTGACTTTAATCACCTGGCCATAAATGTGACTGTTATTGGAATTGTTCAAGTTGGTTTGTACCAATGGTTTTGGTAACTCCTTCTTAGGTATTGCAATTTTCTGAGGTTTTGGTGCTGGTAATGGTTTTGGTCCCTTTGGACGAGGTTGCTGCTTCCCACTTGATGGTACTGGGTAGTCATTGGTGCTGGAATTGTATGTAATCTCATTGCTTGTCTGCTCTTCCAAACCTTGCTTGATCCATGCATTACCTGCTATTCTTGCCTCGTCGTAAAGTGTGGATTCAGGTGGGGCTGGAAGCTTGGCTCTACCTTCTGGTTCATCATAAATATGCTCTTCTGGATTAACAGTTACATTTCTGGGTACCACTTCAATTCTCAGCGCAGCTATCTTGCTTTCAAGATCTGCATTTACATTATCATAAATATCTGAGTAGAGAGGTTCACCTTTAGATGGTTTTCGAGGTTCCTCCTCTGTGGTGGGGATAACTTTAGTCCAAGTATTGATGCTGTCCACAGGAATCGAATAGAAGGAATCTTCAAGATGCAGACACGGTTTCACAGAATCAACAGGTTCAGAGTATAAACTGGAATTGTCATTTGTTGACGGTTCAACTGGAAGGTTTATGGATCTGGGCAATTTGTTCTTGATCGCAGGTTTTGATGACATGCCTGGAGGTTCAGGCAAAATtcgattttttaacattttctcctTGTCCTCTGACTGAGAGCTGTCTTTCTTTATGAAGATACCGTCTGCTGAATTAGGCCTACTTCCTGATCCTGGGTTTCTGACTGAGTCTGTCTCAGGTTCTATGATCTGAGGTGCTCGCCCTGTTGTACCTGCTCCTGCCATGGACTCTGCAATAGCATTGCGAATCTGCTGGATTGCAGATGAATCAGAATCCAAAGAGGAACACTGCCCATTGTCATCATATTGTGCTTTCTGCTGTTGGATTGCTTCATCCACAATTTGAAATATCTCACTGCCTTGCTTCGTCTCAAAGTTGAAGTTTCCTGGCCCTGAGTCACAACGGCGTCCTGCTTCAATGGAGAACATCACCTGGGATAAATGTAGCAGGGTGTTAGAAGTTAGTGCATGGCAAACTCTGGAAACAATAACAATggtattaaaatttaaatacaaaaaatgagcAATAtcagtattaaatatttttatatttattaaaaacaaataaattaggtATAGGCTTTAATAACAGatctattttcatttttgaaaaaatattttagaaagaaTTAAATAAACGAGAATTTAATATACAAGAATCTAGGCGAATGTTATTTTTTAGGATGATACTATAAGACAGCAGTCTGAGTGTTActgacatttttaacaattcttgAAGCAGGTGCTGAAGGATCTGAGCCCTTGTAGGTTTAGAAGAGAAAAGCTTAAGCTCAAAATGATAGTTACCTAACTTAcaaataaatagtttttatatTACTAGTTATAAAAAGAACAGATATGAGAAATCATTTTACAAACCCACTGGAAGGCAATGGAATGAGACTTTAAAGCAACCCATAGTTTATATTTAGAACCTAAACAGAAACCTGGAGATTCTTGTAGAAAGAATGTAAAAGATGAAATATCAAAAATTTTAACTGACATGTGGGATTTCAGACTTTTATCAGACAATGAATCACTGGGAGCCCAAACCCACCGAGAAAATACTGACAAAACCCAGTAATTTTTCTTTAGCTTAAACTACATTTTAGCAGCTCCATACTTCTGGAATTTACAGTCTTGCCATTCcatgtttaaaatgtaaagtgCATTCTCAattcttaaaaatgtattcttgacATGAATATACCTTTAATTCAACTCTCCTGCATCTTGTAAAGTGGATTGCTGCTTTATTTTACACATTCATTGTGTATTGATGTCATTTTTTGACTTCAAGTGTAAACATGACTACCTATAGTAAAGTGTGAATGACGACTCATCAGACCATACTACTTTTTCCATTGCATGTTTGAGCTTTGGTGTTTCTTACACAGGATTGTGCACTGTCCTTAGATGCAAGCAGTTTCTTTATGGCAGGTATGTGAAGTTcagaatgtacattttttttttgttgatactGATTCACAGAGGAGCTGATTGAATTCAGTAGTAATCTATGAGGCTGTACCTTTGTGCCATTTAGCACTTATCTCTGAAGTGTCCATCTATCCCAGTCAGTGAGTTTCAACTTATGACCATTGTTTCCCTTCGTTGATGCAGTATGCCCATCCATGTTTGGTatacaatgttattttttgaGGCAGTTGCCCTTGGCACATGAAATAAATTAGCAGTTTTGGAGATGCTCATGCAATTATGATACTGAATGATTAGCTGCTTTGGAGATTTattaccctgtgatgaactggtaccatgtccaggtgttgttccagcTTACACCCAgggcttgctgggataggctctagcttccCCACCCTTGGTTAGAAACATGGATGCATGGAACTCGCTTAGTTGCCTTTGTTGCTTTAAAAACTCTAATACCAATGTGTTAATTATCAGATCTCTTTTATAGCTAACATAAACTGCTAATCAGAAATTAACCTAATGTAAGTGACATTTGCAGCTGCATTTGTAATTGTGATTTATGTACTTCAAAGCTAAATTCCTTTTCGTGTGCTCTTTCTGTTATACAGTCCAACCCTTCTACATGtctcatttgtgaatttcccattgggattaataaagtatctatctatcattgcacAAGGCGTTGTTGCAGCATTCATGTGGCAGTCATCACCATGCCTATATGGTCTTGCatctttattctatttttaatttagaagCTGTCTCAATTGGAGGCTGATTTGTGTAGCTTTAATAAGAAGCAAACAATATTTCAGGAGAAAAATtaactttttgtaaaataataatacctttacttttttattttatgcatgatATTCATTAAAATGTGTCACCCATAAGGTCCAAAAAAAGCAGTTTGCTGTTATTTTAGTTGACAAAGCAGCAAAATAAAACTAGGTGTTATTTTTAGAATTGTGGCTAGCAGCTTCAATGTCTGAAAATAACTTCAAAAACATAATTGCTTAAAAAGTCATTATAGTAACTTTCGGATTAAAAACTAAACCACAGTAACATCTactgaattctgtacagttcacTTTTCTAGTTTAGCTAATCTGGAAAAGCCAAGTATAAAGTAAAATGTCTGGTggtataaaatgcaaaatgatcACCCTAAAATGCCTAGAATGTACATTAACAATTAAGGTTTCTCCTTTCTTCTTGTCACCTTTaccaagaaataattttattcaaTTCAACACATTATTTTGATAACTCATTGATAAAGTAAAGCTAACAGTGGTAGTTAGAAAGACAACTAGCTTCCTATGTTAGGCAAATTAACATTTTGCTAAATGTACTCCTCAAAGTGAGTCGGTTCACAGCCTTATTATTTTCACATATCCTAAtactataaataattttatatttttgtgatatttatgAAATACACGGGTGGAGATACTGTTTTGCAAGTGTCTGAATActaatgattttatttaatttgtttcttaCTTGCTGCATTCTCGAACTGAGGTACAACTTTTAGTAATGCAGAAAGTTAATTTTTTAGATCATAATGATTTGCAAGCACCACAGCACCACATAAGAATAACCGATTTGATTTTCAGGTTATGATCATGccaataacataaaacaattatGGTAATCTGAAATCACTGAAATGCACCGTCTGTGTAatctatttgttattttatttatttattattatttacagaaaTACATGACACCATGACACATACTTCAAATGCTCTTATTGCACCGGAGTTCACTAGGGATTGAAAGAGGATCATTTTGCAGGTATGCACTTTTCTATTTGGACAATTTATTTTGAATGAGCACCTAAgaaataaggtgtaacaatggtACACTACATAATCAACAGCGTATTTGCTCATCTTTCAGTGGGCCATGCCTTTTGTTGACAATATTTGGAGGTTTATGTTCTTGCATTTTTGAACATCTAGATTTAAAATGACAACGGCAATCATTCTTATTTTGGACTTTGGCAATTAATTTTGTCAACCTACCTCTACATAATTTGCTGCTGAGGTGACATGAATCATCATAGTTATTCTAAATATCCTTGTTAGTTTTCCTCATATATCTTAATTAAATGGCAAATGGCATAAATG from Erpetoichthys calabaricus chromosome 5, fErpCal1.3, whole genome shotgun sequence includes the following:
- the dok1b gene encoding docking protein 1b isoform X1, translated to MPQRETCWHSVWRLMRRSTSLQVSRNPAKSGSTRLCECTFTKPVGDMMNETKRVGGKTPKLSDVEQVFEMADNSIYESRQEVRDFKVTVQKTEATERCSLSGSYIMRADKEGLILKDPETTKTLFVWPYKLLRRYGRDKVMFSIEAGRRCDSGPGNFNFETKQGSEIFQIVDEAIQQQKAQYDDNGQCSSLDSDSSAIQQIRNAIAESMAGAGTTGRAPQIIEPETDSVRNPGSGSRPNSADGIFIKKDSSQSEDKEKMLKNRILPEPPGMSSKPAIKNKLPRSINLPVEPSTNDNSSLYSEPVDSVKPCLHLEDSFYSIPVDSINTWTKVIPTTEEEPRKPSKGEPLYSDIYDNVNADLESKIAALRIEVVPRNVTVNPEEHIYDEPEGRAKLPAPPESTLYDEARIAGNAWIKQGLEEQTSNEITYNSSTNDYPVPSSGKQQPRPKGPKPLPAPKPQKIAIPKKELPKPLVQTNLNNSNNSHIYGQVIKVKPPKKESENSMDGSLSTDPIYEDLGSI
- the dok1b gene encoding docking protein 1b isoform X2; protein product: MPQRETCWHSVWRLMRRSTSLQKPVGDMMNETKRVGGKTPKLSDVEQVFEMADNSIYESRQEVRDFKVTVQKTEATERCSLSGSYIMRADKEGLILKDPETTKTLFVWPYKLLRRYGRDKVMFSIEAGRRCDSGPGNFNFETKQGSEIFQIVDEAIQQQKAQYDDNGQCSSLDSDSSAIQQIRNAIAESMAGAGTTGRAPQIIEPETDSVRNPGSGSRPNSADGIFIKKDSSQSEDKEKMLKNRILPEPPGMSSKPAIKNKLPRSINLPVEPSTNDNSSLYSEPVDSVKPCLHLEDSFYSIPVDSINTWTKVIPTTEEEPRKPSKGEPLYSDIYDNVNADLESKIAALRIEVVPRNVTVNPEEHIYDEPEGRAKLPAPPESTLYDEARIAGNAWIKQGLEEQTSNEITYNSSTNDYPVPSSGKQQPRPKGPKPLPAPKPQKIAIPKKELPKPLVQTNLNNSNNSHIYGQVIKVKPPKKESENSMDGSLSTDPIYEDLGSI